In Homo sapiens chromosome 11, GRCh38.p14 Primary Assembly, one DNA window encodes the following:
- the FAR1 gene encoding fatty acyl-CoA reductase 1 isoform X2, producing MVSIPEYYEGKNVLLTGATGFLGKVLLEKLLRSCPKVNSVYVLVRQKAGQTPQERVEEVLSGKLFDRLRDENPDFREKIIAINSELTQPKLALSEEDKEVIIDSTNIIFHCAATVRFNENLRDAVQLNVIATRQLILLAQQMKNLEVFMHVSTAYAYCNRKHIDEVVYPPPVDPKKLIDSLEWMDDGLVNDITPKLIGDRPNTYIYTKALAEYVVQQEGAKLNVAIVRPSIVGASWKEPFPGWIDNFNGPSGLFIAAGKGILRTIRASNNALADLVPVDVVVNMSLAAAWYSGVNRYMRPRNIMVYNCTTGSTNPFHWGEVGYYVSHSFKMNPLNQVFRCPSFKFNSNSLSHHYRKGVSHRVSALLLDCTHVDRSETAVRRIAVNTLCIGKVVAACWRDEKNH from the exons ATGGTTTCAATCCCAGAATACTATGAAGGCAAGAACGTCCTCCTCACAGGAGCTACCGGTTTTCTAGGGAAGGTGCTTCTGGAAAAGTTGCTGAGGTCTTGTCCTAAGGTGAATTCAGTATATGTTTTGGTGAGGCAGAAAGCTGGACAGACACCACAAGAGCGAGTGGAAGAAGTCCTTAGTGGCAAG CTTTTTGACAGATTGAGAGATGAAAATCCAGATTTTAGAGAGAAAATTATAGCAATCAACAGCGAACTCACCCAACCTAAACTGGCTCTCAGTGAAGAAGATAAAGAGGTGATCATAGATTCTACCAATATTATATTCCACTGTGCAGCTACAGTAAGGTTTAATGAAAATTTAAG agatGCTGTTCAGTTAAATGTGATTGCAACGCGACAGCTTATTCTCCTTGCACAACAAATGAAGAATCTGGAAGTGTTCATGCATGTATCAACAGCATATGCCTACTGTAATCGCAAGCATATTGATGAAGTAGTCTATCCACCACCTGTGGATCCCAAGAAGCTGATTGATTCTTTAGA GTGGATGGATGATGGCCTAGTAAATGATATCACGCCAAAATTGATAGGAGACAGAcctaatacatacatatacacaaaagcATTGGCAGAATATGTTGTACAACAAGAAGGAGCAAAACTAAATGTGGCAATTGTAAGGCCATCGATTGTTGGTGCCAGTTGGAAAGAACCTTTTCCA GGATGGATTGATAACTTTAATGGACCAAGTGGTCTCTTTATTGCG GCAGGGAAAGGAATTCTTCGAACAATACGTGCCTCCAACAATGCCCTTGCAGATCTTGTTCCTGTAGATGTAGTTGTCAACATGAGTCTTGCGGCAGCCTGGTATTCCGGAGTTAATAGGTATATGAG ACCAAGAAACATCATGGTGTATAATTGTACAACAGGCAGCACTAATCCTTTCCACTGGGGTGAAGTTG GATATTATGTAAGTCATTCCTTCAAGATGAATCCTTTAAACCAAGTATTCAGGTGCCCCAGTTTTAAGTTTAATTCCAACAGCCTATCGCATCATTATCGGAAGGGTGTCAGCCATAGAGTATCTGCATTATTGCTCGATTGCACTCATGTTGACAGGTCAGAAACCGCGGTAAGAAGAATAGCAGTAAATACACTATGTATTGGTAAGGTGGTGGCAGCTTGCTGgagagatgaaaaaaatcactag